CGTAACAAGAACGCTGAGCGCGCCGAGCTCCCTAGCAGGGATAACGTCGTAGCCGTGGTCCCCAACGACGAGGATTTTTTCAGGAGGGACGTTCAGGGTTTCGAGAATTCTCTTCAGCTGGCCGGGGTTGGGTTTAAGCTCTTCAGCAGGAACGTCGTCCCTCGTTAATATTACATCGAAGTAATTGGACAGGCTATGACTTTCTAGGGCAATGAGAGTAGCTTTTCTGGAACTTCTAGTCATAAGGGCGAGCTTTATTCCTCTGCCTTGGAGGTAATCGAGGAGTTCAATAGCGCCATCGAACAGGAAGCTATCCTTTATTCTTTCCCCTTCTAACTCAACGAGAATTGAGTAGAACTCCTCGAAAGGTCTCCCAGTCTTTTGCGACAGTTCTATAAGACCCTCGTACATCGGCGTCAGCTCGCCTATTTCATCGGCCGGGATTCCAAGGGAGACAAGCCTTTCCCTAAGCTCTCTTTTAACTTCGCTGAAGGGCTTTTCAGCCCCAACAAGGGTTCCATCGAGGTCAAAAACAACCGCCCTGATGTCCATGCTACCACCGAAGGGTTTATTTTCGCTCCCACGTAGGGAAGCCGGTGTCAAGGATGATAGTGATGACTTCACTTATAGCTTTAATCCTTTCGCTCGCACTAACGGCGTACATAAAGGACGCGATGAAAAGGGCCGGAATCGTGGGTAGAGACATACACAAGCCCGAAAAGCCCAAGGTTCCCGAGATGGGAGGGTTAGCGATAGTTCTGACCGTCGGAATCCTTGGGGCGCTCGTGGGGTCAGATGCACTTGTGGTTTTTCTGCTCTTCGGTCTCGTTGGGGTCATTGACGACATAACAAACCTGAGACAGTCCCACAAAGTGGCCCTATCACTCCTCGTCTCAGTCCCGGTGGCGTTTTTAAACGTCGGAAGGAGCGTTGACTTTTTCGGATATTCACTAAACCTAGGCCTTCTCTACCCGATATTTGCCATGTTCTTCGTCACGGGTTCGGCAAATTTGGTTAACATGCTGGCCGGGTTCAACGGTCTCGAAGTTGGCACGAGTGCAATAATACTCGGATTCCTTGCACTCATCACGGAAGGAACCGCAAGGGAACTCGCGTTGATTGGCCTTGGAGCCTCCCTAGGCTTCCTTTGGTGGAACAGGTATCCGGCAAGGGTCTTTCCCGGTGACACAGGAACGCTCAGCCTTGGAGCCCTGATAGGCCTCGTTGGAATTCTCGGCAAGGTAGAGGTTTACACGGCAATCCTTCTGATTCCCCACTTTCTTGACTTCACGATAAAAGCCCTGAGCGTTCGCTTTGGCGTGAGGAAGCACGGGAGAACGGAAGTTTTGCCAGATGGAACTCTAAAAGCACCGCCGTATCCGAGCTTCCTTG
The window above is part of the Thermococcus sp. genome. Proteins encoded here:
- a CDS encoding glycosyltransferase 4 family protein encodes the protein MIVMTSLIALILSLALTAYIKDAMKRAGIVGRDIHKPEKPKVPEMGGLAIVLTVGILGALVGSDALVVFLLFGLVGVIDDITNLRQSHKVALSLLVSVPVAFLNVGRSVDFFGYSLNLGLLYPIFAMFFVTGSANLVNMLAGFNGLEVGTSAIILGFLALITEGTARELALIGLGASLGFLWWNRYPARVFPGDTGTLSLGALIGLVGILGKVEVYTAILLIPHFLDFTIKALSVRFGVRKHGRTEVLPDGTLKAPPYPSFLGKIMKMVRVTEPKLVAIVWGIEFILGLLVWALSQLP